The following are from one region of the Microbacterium sp. BK668 genome:
- a CDS encoding sugar kinase: MSGSSAPRAVTLGETMALVRTRELGSLRHATDLALGIGGAESNVAIGLSRLGVDVGWLGRIGDDPLGERVRREIRAEGVEVLAVVDGEAPTGLMLKERPRATSTRVLYYRAGSAGSRLSPADVPHGWIEGADLLHLTGITALLSASARECLSAAIDRARQAGVRVTFDINYRSALADAGTAGPWLRELAERADIVFGGPEELELLHPGTDAAAACRRLLERGVGEVVLKRGADGATAYLPSGGVDSPGFQIDVVDTVGAGDAFVAGYLSGVLDGSDVAARLHRANVCGAMLCMTPGDWESSPTLREVEAFTATGGDPVSR; encoded by the coding sequence ATGTCCGGCTCGTCGGCGCCGCGTGCCGTTACCCTCGGCGAGACGATGGCGCTCGTGCGGACGCGCGAGCTCGGCTCGCTCCGCCACGCCACGGACCTCGCCCTCGGGATCGGCGGGGCCGAGAGCAACGTCGCGATCGGGCTCTCGCGGCTCGGCGTCGACGTCGGGTGGCTGGGCCGCATCGGCGACGACCCGCTCGGCGAGCGCGTGCGGCGTGAGATCCGCGCCGAGGGGGTGGAGGTCCTCGCCGTCGTGGACGGCGAGGCGCCGACGGGCCTCATGCTGAAGGAGCGTCCCCGGGCGACGTCGACGAGAGTCCTCTACTACCGCGCCGGCTCGGCCGGGTCGCGGCTGTCGCCGGCGGACGTTCCCCACGGATGGATCGAGGGCGCCGACCTGCTGCACCTCACGGGCATCACGGCGCTCCTCTCCGCCTCGGCCCGGGAGTGCCTGTCGGCCGCGATCGACCGCGCCCGGCAGGCCGGCGTGCGCGTGACCTTCGACATCAACTACCGCTCCGCCCTCGCCGACGCCGGCACGGCGGGGCCGTGGCTGCGCGAGCTCGCCGAGCGCGCCGACATCGTCTTCGGCGGCCCGGAGGAGCTCGAGCTGCTCCATCCGGGAACGGATGCCGCGGCCGCCTGCCGTCGCCTGCTCGAGCGGGGCGTCGGGGAGGTCGTGCTCAAACGCGGCGCGGACGGCGCCACCGCCTATCTCCCGTCGGGCGGCGTCGACTCGCCCGGATTCCAGATCGACGTCGTCGACACGGTCGGCGCCGGCGACGCCTTCGTCGCGGGCTATCTGAGCGGCGTGCTCGACGGCTCTGACGTGGCGGCGCGACTGCACCGCGCCAACGTCTGCGGAGCGATGCTGTGCATGACGCCGGGGGACTGGGAGTCGAGCCCCACGCTGCGAGAAGTCGAGGCCTTCACCGCGACCGGCGGCGATCCGGTCAGCCGCTGA
- a CDS encoding GNAT family N-acetyltransferase yields the protein MAGWRIRDYHPDDVDGILRLWEQVLAAGGEPVYGLSDVLASCAKDHAVVAVVGDEIIGAAVGRAAHAQGWVVFLATASHMRGQGVGSSLLAALESRMAAHGVSKLSALMPAAETRVGAFLHQGFELKRDLHYFERHIPVQREELTKLAALGGRVMPRGLWDSVGGMAAEKDLLERRVVMPLANAELADRFGVVPPRSIILFGPPGTGKTTFAKAIASRLEWSFIEVFPSRLAAQAGGLAGALRETFTTIAELEHAVVFIDEVEEIASHRQGEPPSPTQGVTNELLKIIPAFREQPGRLLVCATNFIRALDAAFLRHGRFDYVIPIGLPDAEARTAIWERYVPSASVGVDIPALVTMTESFSPADIEFAARKASQAALEKAVLSETGEARGPFMVDYIAAISTTRATVSPEVAAAFLEDIETVGRT from the coding sequence ATGGCCGGCTGGCGAATCCGCGACTACCACCCCGACGATGTCGACGGCATCCTGCGCCTCTGGGAGCAGGTGCTGGCGGCCGGCGGCGAGCCGGTGTACGGGCTGTCCGACGTCCTCGCCTCGTGCGCCAAGGACCACGCCGTCGTCGCGGTCGTCGGAGACGAGATCATCGGCGCCGCCGTGGGCCGGGCGGCACACGCGCAGGGGTGGGTCGTGTTCCTCGCGACCGCGTCCCATATGCGCGGTCAGGGCGTGGGATCGTCGCTGCTGGCGGCGCTCGAATCGCGCATGGCCGCGCACGGCGTGTCGAAGCTGTCGGCCCTCATGCCGGCGGCGGAGACGCGCGTCGGCGCCTTCCTGCACCAGGGCTTCGAGCTCAAGCGCGATCTGCACTACTTCGAGCGCCACATCCCCGTCCAGCGCGAGGAGCTCACCAAGCTCGCAGCGCTCGGCGGGCGCGTCATGCCCCGCGGACTGTGGGACTCGGTGGGCGGGATGGCCGCCGAGAAGGATCTCCTCGAACGCCGCGTCGTCATGCCGCTCGCCAACGCCGAGCTCGCCGATCGCTTCGGGGTCGTGCCGCCGCGATCGATCATCCTCTTCGGCCCGCCCGGAACGGGCAAGACGACCTTCGCGAAGGCCATCGCGTCGCGGCTCGAATGGTCGTTCATCGAGGTCTTCCCGTCGCGGCTCGCCGCTCAGGCGGGAGGGCTCGCCGGTGCCCTGCGCGAGACCTTCACGACCATCGCGGAGCTGGAGCACGCCGTCGTCTTCATCGACGAGGTCGAAGAGATCGCGTCGCACCGGCAGGGCGAGCCCCCGTCGCCCACCCAGGGCGTCACCAACGAGCTGCTGAAGATCATCCCCGCCTTCCGCGAGCAGCCGGGACGGCTCCTGGTCTGCGCCACGAACTTCATCCGGGCGCTGGATGCCGCATTCCTCCGCCACGGCCGCTTCGACTACGTCATTCCGATCGGCCTGCCCGACGCCGAGGCGCGTACGGCGATCTGGGAGCGCTACGTGCCGTCCGCCTCGGTCGGCGTCGACATCCCCGCCCTCGTCACCATGACCGAGAGCTTCTCCCCGGCCGACATCGAATTCGCGGCGAGGAAGGCGTCGCAGGCGGCGCTCGAGAAGGCGGTGCTCTCGGAGACCGGCGAGGCCCGGGGTCCCTTCATGGTCGATTACATCGCGGCGATCTCGACGACGCGGGCGACGGTATCGCCCGAGGTCGCCGCCGCGTTCCTCGAGGACATCGAGACAGTCGGCCGCACCTGA
- the speB gene encoding agmatinase — MPRYAGLATFALLPMLSAVEHADIAVVGIPFDSGTSFRPGARFGPAHIRENSRQLHPYHAVHDTHPFRTSQVVDAGDIGVGPYDIPRAVEAITTAASQLSQRGTRLVALGGDHTIALPLLRAAALRHGPLAVVHFDAHLDTWDTLHGASVWHGSPFRRAAEEGLLDLVRCQHVGVRGGIYDPSELDDDARSGFAIIRSEAFLERSLDDIAAQIRARVGTKPVYVSVDIDVLDPAFAPGTGTPEVAGISTAQLFAVLRSLRGLPVVGCDVVEVAPAYDHAGITGLAAAHTAWELITLMTLAG; from the coding sequence ATGCCGCGATACGCCGGTCTCGCGACGTTCGCACTGCTGCCGATGCTGTCCGCAGTCGAGCACGCCGACATCGCCGTGGTCGGCATACCGTTCGACTCCGGAACGAGCTTCCGCCCCGGCGCGCGGTTCGGCCCGGCGCACATCCGCGAGAACTCGCGCCAGCTGCATCCGTATCACGCCGTTCATGACACCCACCCGTTCCGCACCTCGCAGGTCGTCGACGCGGGCGACATCGGGGTGGGGCCTTACGACATCCCGCGGGCGGTCGAGGCGATCACGACGGCCGCCTCCCAGCTGAGCCAGCGCGGTACTCGCCTGGTCGCGCTCGGCGGCGACCACACGATCGCCCTTCCGCTCCTGCGGGCCGCCGCGCTCCGGCATGGGCCGCTCGCGGTCGTGCACTTCGACGCCCACCTCGACACGTGGGACACGCTCCACGGGGCCTCCGTCTGGCACGGGTCGCCGTTCCGGCGCGCGGCGGAAGAGGGGCTCCTCGACCTCGTACGCTGCCAGCACGTCGGGGTCCGAGGCGGGATCTACGACCCGTCGGAGCTCGACGACGACGCGCGCTCGGGTTTCGCGATCATCCGCAGCGAGGCCTTCCTCGAGCGGTCGCTCGACGACATCGCGGCGCAGATCCGCGCCCGCGTCGGCACGAAGCCCGTGTACGTCTCGGTCGACATCGACGTGCTCGACCCCGCCTTCGCTCCTGGTACGGGTACGCCCGAGGTCGCGGGCATCAGCACGGCTCAGCTCTTCGCGGTGCTGCGCAGCCTGCGGGGTCTTCCCGTCGTGGGATGCGACGTCGTCGAGGTCGCCCCGGCCTACGACCACGCGGGCATCACGGGACTCGCCGCGGCGCACACGGCCTGGGAGCTCATCACCCTCATGACTCTGGCAGGGTGA
- a CDS encoding diguanylate cyclase, producing MSGANALPVGVVHVDQTGRISDVNPWFAEWASSTPDAIIGRPIEEFLVHADDDLFPSPDGPGPWVMVPPGHPGRAVMVARHSEGSDEVLVVSEASERFRALRDLRRRYALADRTRTRLELIMDSSVAFATATTEERLAQVLADATQRAYRAEESTVYLHEPDGTSVVAAGPDPLQGRIGAETLIDLVSAPRRIIKVVDPEEGERLLPGLGDAMRASGVHALIGAPLHHEESDFGAFISWFHHTRTFDAEAAPLAGALAGQAAQALATLRLQARLAHAAMHDEVTGLPNRRLLEAQMEEIVGSAGFAVLFIDLDGFKGVNDLLGHHAGDRMLHEAADRLLAGVRSEDLVARYGGDEFVIVARDVDNPAVAWEIAERVLEGLRSDPGASPAGQLLSASIGVAVAPPGAAVLPEQLMRQADVAMYRAKAAGGNRIVLADDDRAMTPFSR from the coding sequence ATGAGCGGAGCGAATGCGCTTCCGGTGGGCGTCGTCCACGTCGACCAGACAGGTCGCATCTCCGACGTCAATCCGTGGTTCGCGGAGTGGGCCTCGTCCACACCGGATGCGATCATCGGGCGTCCGATCGAGGAGTTCCTCGTCCACGCCGACGACGACCTCTTTCCCAGCCCGGACGGACCCGGGCCGTGGGTCATGGTGCCGCCTGGGCACCCCGGACGTGCCGTCATGGTGGCCCGCCACAGCGAGGGCTCCGATGAGGTCCTGGTCGTCTCCGAGGCATCCGAGCGATTCCGTGCGCTGCGCGATCTCCGCCGGCGCTATGCCCTCGCGGATCGCACCCGGACCCGCCTCGAGCTGATCATGGACTCGTCGGTCGCGTTCGCGACCGCGACGACAGAGGAACGCCTGGCCCAGGTGCTCGCCGACGCGACCCAGCGGGCCTACCGCGCGGAGGAGTCCACGGTCTACCTTCACGAGCCGGACGGGACGAGCGTCGTCGCCGCCGGCCCGGACCCCCTCCAGGGCCGGATCGGCGCCGAGACGCTGATCGATCTCGTGAGCGCCCCGCGCCGGATCATCAAGGTGGTCGACCCCGAGGAGGGGGAGCGCCTCCTGCCCGGACTCGGTGACGCGATGCGGGCCTCCGGCGTGCACGCGCTGATCGGCGCTCCGCTGCATCACGAGGAGAGCGACTTCGGCGCCTTCATCAGCTGGTTCCACCACACCCGCACGTTCGATGCGGAGGCCGCTCCGCTCGCCGGTGCGCTCGCGGGTCAGGCCGCGCAGGCGCTCGCCACCCTGCGGCTTCAGGCGCGTCTCGCGCACGCGGCGATGCACGACGAGGTGACGGGTCTTCCCAATCGACGCCTGCTCGAGGCGCAGATGGAGGAGATCGTCGGATCGGCCGGCTTCGCCGTGCTGTTCATCGACCTCGATGGCTTCAAGGGGGTGAACGATCTTCTGGGCCACCATGCCGGCGATCGGATGCTGCATGAAGCCGCCGACCGGCTCCTCGCGGGTGTGCGATCGGAGGACCTCGTCGCGCGGTACGGGGGCGACGAGTTCGTGATCGTCGCGCGGGACGTCGACAATCCGGCTGTCGCGTGGGAGATCGCGGAGCGCGTTCTGGAGGGGCTCCGCAGCGACCCGGGGGCGTCGCCGGCGGGTCAGCTCCTCAGCGCGAGCATCGGTGTCGCCGTCGCGCCTCCGGGCGCCGCCGTGCTGCCGGAGCAGCTCATGCGTCAGGCTGACGTCGCGATGTATCGCGCCAAGGCCGCGGGCGGGAACCGCATCGTCCTCGCGGACGACGACCGCGCCATGACACCTTTCTCCCGCTGA